The Dama dama isolate Ldn47 chromosome 23, ASM3311817v1, whole genome shotgun sequence genome contains a region encoding:
- the TNFRSF6B gene encoding tumor necrosis factor receptor superfamily member 6B has product MRAPPMTALLLALAARGAVAGAPTYPWRDAETGEWLVCDQCPPGTFVQRPCGRDSPTTCGACPPRHYTQFWNYLERCRYCNVICGEREEEARPCGATHNRACRCRSGFFEHAGFCLEHAPCPPGAGVAAPGTPSQNTQCQPCPPGTFSASSSSSERCQPHRNCTALGLAVNVPGSPFHDAQCTNCTSFLLGPLEPGAPETEECERAVVDFVAFQDISLKRLQRLQQALADPGTRSLPPLREGRAALQRRLWQQLMELREARPGALGVRLLRALRVARLPGLERSIREHFLRAR; this is encoded by the exons ATGAGAGCTCCGCCGATGACTGCCCTGCTGCTGGCGCTCGCGGCGCGCGGGGCGGTAGCAGGCGCGCCCACCTACCCGTGGCGGGACGCAGAGACGGGGGAGTGGCTGGTGTGTGACCAGTGCCCCCCAGGCACCTTTGTGCAGCGGCCTTGCGGCCGGGACAGCCCCACGACGTGCGGCGCGTGCCCGCCGCGCCACTACACGCAGTTTTGGAACTACCTGGAGCGCTGCCGCTACTGCAACGTTATCTGTGGGGAGCGCGAGGAGGAGGCGCGGCCGTGCGGGGCCACCCACAACCGCGCCTGCCGCTGTCGGTCCGGTTTCTTCGAGCACGCTGGCTTCTGCCTGGAGCACGCGCCCTGCCCGCCCGGCGCCGGCGTGGCCGCTCCCG GCACCCCCAGCCAGAACACGCAGTGCCAACCGTGCCCCCCGGGCACCTTCTCCGCCAGCAGCTCGAGCTCGGAGCGGTGTCAGCCCCACCGCAACTGCACAGCCCTGGGCCTGGCCGTCAATGTGCCTGGCTCTCCGTTCCATGACGCCCAGTGCACCAACTGCACGAGCTTCCTGCTTGGCCCGCTGGAGCCGGGGGCGCCGG AGACCGAGGAGTGTGAGCGCGCCGTGGTCGACTTCGTGGCTTTCCAGGACATCTCCCTCAAGAGACTGCAGCGGCTGCAGCAGGCGCTCGCGGATCCCGGGACGCGGAGCCTTCCGCCGCTGAGGGAGGGTCGCGCGGCGCTGCAACGGAGGCTGTGGCAGCAGCTCATGGAGCTCCGCGAAGCGCGGCCCGGGGCGCTGGGGGTACGGCTGCTGCGGGCGCTGCGCGTGGCCAGACTGCCTGGGCTGGAGCGCAGCATCCGCGAACACTTCCTTCGGGCACGGTGA